The sequence CGGGATTCCCGCCGCTTTCTGGATCTGGGGCTGGCACAGGCCCGCTACGGCGACGATCGGTGGCTGGAAAAGCTGGTCGAGGAGCCGCTCATGCTAAAAACCCCACTCGTACGTTTCCAGCACCAGTTGACCCTTGGGGTGGACGAGGCGGTATGGAAGGGTTGGGTGGGGCGCTGATGCACG comes from Gemmatimonadota bacterium and encodes:
- a CDS encoding arsenate reductase yields the protein MEVQIFGTKKSAETRKALRFFSERRVKTHFVDLNERAAALGELRRFAQKFGVAALIDRDSRRFLDLGLAQARYGDDRWLEKLVEEPLMLKTPLVRFQHQLTLGVDEAVWKGWVGR